From the Salinimicrobium tongyeongense genome, one window contains:
- a CDS encoding DUF2490 domain-containing protein — protein sequence MKPFNVNRTAVLIFFIFSGLNLAYSQDQQSWYYENEFDVSIPVQEKWTMEVGVGNRGLLQERENGEQVSGYEHQHLELNYFANYNLREASVLSLGLRYRFKELFDDSETNEFRIIEQLELKPLNSALSHRFRLEQRFREEVTHRGRYELGFSTPINDELSFEAATEALYSVTVHFKPEAEQRFSIGLKNSSFKDLDLGLSVEYRMENYARDLAHEFFLGTGLSLSL from the coding sequence ATGAAACCTTTTAATGTAAACCGAACTGCAGTTCTTATTTTCTTCATCTTTTCAGGTTTGAACCTGGCTTATTCACAGGATCAACAGTCCTGGTATTACGAAAATGAGTTTGATGTCTCTATTCCCGTTCAGGAAAAATGGACTATGGAAGTAGGAGTTGGGAACCGCGGACTCCTTCAGGAGCGGGAAAATGGAGAGCAAGTATCGGGTTATGAGCACCAGCACCTCGAACTTAATTATTTCGCAAATTACAACCTTCGGGAAGCTTCTGTTTTGAGCCTGGGCCTTAGATACCGTTTTAAAGAACTCTTTGATGATTCCGAAACAAATGAATTCCGAATTATTGAACAACTGGAGCTGAAGCCGCTTAATTCGGCCTTATCACACAGGTTTCGGCTTGAGCAGCGGTTCAGGGAAGAAGTGACGCACCGGGGCCGCTATGAATTGGGCTTTTCGACCCCCATAAACGACGAACTTTCTTTTGAAGCCGCCACAGAAGCCCTTTACTCCGTTACCGTACACTTCAAACCCGAAGCCGAGCAGCGGTTCTCTATAGGGCTCAAAAACAGCTCTTTTAAAGACCTGGATCTTGGCCTTAGCGTGGAATACAGAATGGAAAATTATGCGCGCGACCTTGCGCATGAATTCTTTTTAGGAACCGGGCTATCGCTTTCCCTCTAG
- a CDS encoding response regulator transcription factor, with product MKILIIEDEKDMRQNMQATLEKENFLVEPVATYAQAMSKIGVYDYDCILLDIGLPDGNGLEILKTLKEKGYSDSVIIVSAKDSIDDKVHGLELGADDYLPKPFHMAELNARVKAVLRRRKLEGNNLLEVGNVAININNHQVSVNGEDLELNRKEFDVLFYLCTNQNRLVSKSALAEHVWGDYIDQTDNFDFIYSQIKNLRKKLCDKNAEIEIKAVYGIGYKLLVP from the coding sequence ATGAAGATCCTGATTATTGAAGACGAAAAAGACATGAGGCAGAATATGCAGGCTACGCTCGAGAAAGAAAATTTTCTCGTAGAGCCTGTAGCCACCTATGCCCAGGCCATGTCAAAAATAGGAGTTTACGATTACGACTGCATCTTATTAGACATTGGCCTGCCCGATGGCAATGGCCTGGAGATCCTCAAAACGCTAAAAGAAAAGGGCTACAGTGATTCGGTCATTATAGTTTCGGCTAAAGATTCTATTGACGATAAAGTGCACGGCCTTGAATTGGGTGCCGACGATTACCTGCCCAAACCTTTTCACATGGCCGAGCTCAATGCGCGCGTCAAGGCTGTGCTGCGCCGTAGAAAACTTGAAGGGAACAATCTTTTAGAAGTGGGGAATGTGGCCATAAACATCAACAACCACCAGGTGAGCGTTAACGGAGAAGACCTGGAGTTGAACCGCAAAGAATTTGACGTACTCTTCTACCTTTGCACCAATCAAAACCGCCTGGTAAGCAAATCGGCTCTGGCCGAACATGTTTGGGGAGATTATATAGACCAGACAGATAATTTTGACTTTATCTATTCCCAAATTAAAAACCTGCGGAAGAAATTATGCGACAAAAATGCCGAAATTGAGATCAAAGCCGTCTACGGAATAGGCTATAAGCTCCTGGTTCCATGA
- a CDS encoding PepSY-like domain-containing protein: protein MKKVVVSAFCALFSIGLFAQTNTNNLPRTAQDYVNQHFSSVSVAQVNENSNWQIWEDDKYEVRLSNGVKLDFDENGNIVEIDSENGEAIPTSVLPSKIASYLSANHADAQVVGWEKQKKEQEIELSNGVEVEFDAQGNFRKLD, encoded by the coding sequence ATGAAAAAAGTAGTTGTATCAGCGTTTTGCGCGCTATTCTCAATTGGATTGTTTGCACAGACAAATACAAACAACCTGCCTCGCACGGCACAGGATTATGTTAATCAGCACTTTTCCTCAGTTTCTGTGGCACAAGTGAATGAAAACAGTAACTGGCAAATTTGGGAAGACGACAAGTACGAAGTTAGGCTTTCTAACGGAGTAAAGCTGGATTTTGATGAGAACGGGAATATTGTTGAAATCGACAGTGAGAACGGGGAAGCAATTCCTACTTCAGTTTTGCCTTCCAAAATTGCTTCTTATTTAAGTGCTAACCATGCAGATGCGCAGGTAGTAGGATGGGAAAAGCAAAAAAAGGAGCAGGAAATTGAACTATCCAATGGTGTGGAAGTAGAATTTGATGCCCAGGGGAATTTTAGAAAATTAGATTAG
- a CDS encoding glycoside hydrolase family 43 protein: protein MKSSLRLRFQKWLFTGLFILGSFFMAVAQETFQNPILAGWYPDPAITDDGNGNFYMVHSTFAFYPGIPVFHSTDLVNWKQIGNVIDRPDQIDLEGFGTSRAIFAPDISYDNGTFYLTCTVVDGKGNFVMTAEDPAGPWSDPVWLPEVLGIDPGLFFDEEKSYIVYNSDPPNNEPLYDGHRTIRMMEFDKENLKTVGENRILVNGGVDISTKPVWAEGPRIYKLNGYYYLMTAEGGTAVNHSEMIYRNRNIDDEFIPYEENPILTQRHLDPDRPNPITSAGHADIVQHPNGEWYGVFLAVRPYEGDFYNTGRETFMTPVKWENDWPVFDLGGEEIKNEYPLPEGVTLNKDLFPLNGNFEFRKDFDEKELALHWLFLRNPKEEWYNLNERDGYLVMKTRSETVSGTSNPSFIAHRQQHLTGEAAVSLEFETKKSNEKAGLIAFQNESHFYFIAKSYEGNSPVVQLYRGKEGGEELLASKKLSSSAKKIGFKVEFDEDEYKFFYKTGSEWENLGGGLDGKYLSTRVAGGFVGANLGMYTTSNGEASENKAAFDWFEYSGNDEVYQKK from the coding sequence ATGAAAAGTTCTCTTCGACTAAGGTTTCAAAAATGGCTTTTTACAGGCCTCTTTATTTTAGGTTCCTTCTTTATGGCGGTCGCCCAGGAAACCTTTCAAAATCCAATTCTGGCAGGCTGGTATCCCGACCCGGCAATTACCGATGATGGTAACGGAAATTTCTACATGGTGCATTCCACCTTTGCCTTTTACCCCGGAATTCCTGTTTTTCACAGTACAGATCTTGTGAACTGGAAGCAGATAGGCAATGTAATAGACCGGCCCGATCAAATTGACCTGGAAGGCTTTGGAACCTCCCGCGCTATTTTTGCCCCCGATATCAGCTATGATAACGGAACTTTTTACCTCACCTGTACAGTTGTGGACGGAAAGGGGAACTTTGTAATGACTGCCGAAGATCCTGCGGGGCCCTGGAGTGATCCCGTGTGGCTTCCCGAAGTGCTGGGAATTGATCCAGGATTATTTTTTGACGAGGAAAAGTCTTATATAGTTTATAATAGCGATCCGCCAAATAATGAGCCCTTATATGATGGCCACCGCACCATCCGCATGATGGAATTTGATAAAGAAAACCTGAAAACTGTAGGAGAAAACCGTATTCTGGTGAACGGCGGAGTAGATATTTCTACCAAACCGGTTTGGGCTGAAGGCCCCAGGATCTACAAATTGAATGGCTATTATTATCTGATGACTGCCGAAGGTGGTACTGCGGTAAACCATTCAGAAATGATCTACAGGAACAGGAATATTGATGATGAATTTATTCCTTATGAAGAAAATCCTATTCTTACGCAGCGACATCTGGATCCAGACAGGCCAAATCCCATCACTTCAGCGGGACATGCCGATATAGTGCAGCACCCAAATGGCGAGTGGTATGGGGTTTTCCTTGCGGTTCGGCCTTATGAAGGGGATTTTTACAACACCGGAAGAGAGACTTTTATGACCCCTGTAAAATGGGAAAATGACTGGCCAGTTTTTGACCTGGGAGGAGAGGAGATAAAAAATGAATATCCGCTTCCTGAAGGTGTGACGTTAAATAAAGACCTTTTTCCGCTGAACGGTAATTTCGAGTTCAGGAAAGATTTTGATGAAAAGGAACTTGCACTTCACTGGTTATTTCTTCGGAATCCTAAAGAAGAGTGGTACAACTTAAATGAGCGGGATGGTTACCTGGTCATGAAGACGAGGTCCGAAACGGTTTCTGGCACTTCTAACCCAAGTTTTATTGCACACCGGCAGCAACATTTGACCGGCGAGGCGGCAGTATCCTTAGAATTTGAAACTAAAAAATCCAATGAAAAAGCCGGATTAATAGCCTTTCAAAATGAGTCCCACTTTTATTTTATAGCTAAATCTTATGAAGGAAATTCCCCTGTAGTGCAGCTTTATAGAGGCAAGGAGGGCGGAGAAGAATTACTTGCGAGCAAGAAACTTTCTTCTTCAGCTAAAAAGATCGGTTTTAAGGTGGAATTTGATGAGGATGAATATAAATTCTTTTACAAAACCGGATCGGAATGGGAAAATCTTGGCGGTGGACTTGACGGAAAATACCTGAGTACCAGAGTGGCAGGCGGATTTGTAGGTGCTAACCTTGGAATGTATACCACTTCAAACGGGGAAGCATCTGAAAATAAAGCTGCTTTCGACTGGTTTGAATATTCAGGAAATGATGAGGTTTATCAAAAGAAGTAA
- a CDS encoding aldose epimerase family protein, with translation MHKEKYGVTPQGEQVDLFTLRNEQGMEVKIITYGGRITSLKVPDKNDNFEDVVLGFDSLEQYLEENPFFGALIGRYGNRIAKGKFSLDGQEYTLAQNNGVNHLHGGDKGFDKVVWKVKEALKQNSLVLSYISEHMEEGFPGRLETEVTYTLTEDNSLEVEYKATTDRKTIVNLTQHAYFNLSGDFTNSILNHQVQINADDFVPVDEHLIPTGQLAPVAGSPFDFSKPKAIGEEINAAHEQLERGNGYDHTWAINNPENGLRFAASALHPESGRKLEVYTTEPGMQLYTGNFLDGTLPLQNGKGFYEKRSGFCFETQHYPDTPNQENFPSVVLEPGETYFSKTSFRFSVKD, from the coding sequence ATGCATAAAGAAAAATATGGGGTTACCCCACAGGGGGAACAGGTAGACCTGTTTACACTTCGAAATGAACAGGGAATGGAAGTGAAGATTATCACCTACGGTGGTCGCATTACTTCTTTAAAAGTACCTGATAAAAATGACAATTTTGAAGATGTGGTTTTGGGTTTTGACTCCCTAGAGCAATATTTGGAAGAAAATCCCTTTTTTGGAGCCCTAATTGGGCGTTATGGTAACCGTATTGCCAAAGGGAAATTCTCCCTGGACGGGCAGGAATACACGCTTGCTCAAAATAATGGGGTAAATCATTTGCACGGCGGGGATAAAGGATTTGATAAGGTGGTGTGGAAGGTAAAAGAGGCATTAAAGCAGAATAGTCTTGTGCTATCCTACATTAGTGAACACATGGAAGAGGGCTTTCCCGGTCGGCTGGAGACCGAAGTGACCTATACCCTTACTGAAGATAACTCTCTGGAGGTGGAATATAAAGCCACTACCGACAGGAAAACCATTGTGAACCTTACCCAGCATGCCTATTTCAATTTGTCTGGTGACTTTACAAACTCCATATTGAACCATCAAGTTCAAATTAATGCCGATGATTTTGTGCCGGTAGATGAACATCTCATTCCTACCGGCCAGCTTGCTCCTGTGGCAGGAAGTCCTTTTGATTTTAGTAAACCTAAAGCAATTGGGGAAGAAATTAATGCGGCGCATGAGCAACTAGAGCGGGGCAACGGCTATGACCACACCTGGGCGATCAACAACCCGGAGAACGGACTGCGGTTCGCAGCTTCGGCCCTTCACCCTGAGTCGGGAAGGAAACTGGAAGTCTATACTACCGAACCCGGAATGCAGCTCTACACCGGAAACTTCCTGGACGGCACTTTGCCACTTCAGAATGGTAAGGGGTTTTATGAAAAGAGAAGTGGGTTTTGTTTTGAAACACAACATTATCCGGATACTCCAAACCAGGAAAATTTCCCTTCAGTAGTCCTGGAACCAGGAGAGACTTATTTCAGTAAAACAAGTTTTAGATTTTCAGTAAAAGATTAG
- the fsa gene encoding fructose-6-phosphate aldolase produces MKFFIDTANLDQIREAQELGVLDGVTTNPSLMAKEGIRGRDNILKHYVDICEIVDGDVSAEVIATTFDEIVKEGEELAELHPQIVVKVPMIKEGIKAIKYFSDKGIRTNCTLVFSAGQALLAAKAGATYVSPFLGRLDDISTDGLQLIAEIRQIYDNYRFETQILAASIRHTMHVVNCAKIGADVMTGPLSSIDGLLKHPLTDSGLAKFLEDAKSFN; encoded by the coding sequence ATGAAATTTTTTATTGACACTGCCAACCTTGATCAGATTAGGGAAGCACAGGAACTGGGTGTTTTGGATGGAGTAACCACCAATCCTTCTTTAATGGCAAAAGAAGGCATAAGAGGAAGGGATAATATCCTAAAGCACTATGTAGATATTTGTGAAATTGTTGATGGTGACGTTTCTGCGGAAGTGATAGCCACAACTTTTGACGAGATAGTAAAGGAGGGTGAAGAACTGGCAGAGCTGCATCCACAAATCGTAGTGAAAGTTCCTATGATCAAAGAGGGGATAAAGGCTATTAAATATTTTTCTGATAAAGGAATACGTACTAACTGTACCCTGGTTTTTTCAGCAGGGCAGGCTTTACTGGCTGCAAAAGCAGGAGCGACTTATGTTTCTCCGTTTTTGGGAAGGCTTGATGATATCTCTACCGATGGCTTGCAGTTAATTGCAGAGATTCGTCAAATCTATGACAACTATAGATTTGAAACACAAATCCTGGCGGCTTCCATAAGGCATACCATGCATGTGGTTAATTGCGCTAAAATTGGGGCTGATGTCATGACAGGGCCTCTTTCTTCAATAGACGGACTTTTAAAACACCCTCTTACCGATAGCGGACTGGCCAAGTTCCTGGAGGATGCAAAATCTTTTAATTAA
- a CDS encoding transketolase family protein, producing the protein MKKYIDTGKKDTRSGFGDGLTELGRKNPNVVALCADLVGSLKMQDFIDENPERFFQVGIAEANMIGMAAGLTIGGKIPFAGTFANFATGRVYDQIRQSVAYSDKNVKICASHSGVTLGEDGATHQILEDIGLMKMLPGMTVINTCDYNQTKAATLAIAEHKGPVYLRFGRPKVANFTPADEEFQIGKAVHLLEGNDVTIIATGHLVWEAIQAAEQLAEKGISAEVINIHTIKPLDEEAVLASVKKTGCVVTAEEHNYLGGLGESIARTLVKNHPAPQEFVATNDTFGESGTPEQLLEKYGLNAEAIVKASEKVISRK; encoded by the coding sequence ATGAAAAAATATATAGATACTGGAAAAAAAGATACCCGCTCCGGATTTGGAGATGGGCTTACTGAACTGGGCCGTAAAAATCCAAACGTAGTTGCTCTTTGTGCCGACCTTGTAGGATCTCTGAAAATGCAGGATTTCATAGACGAAAATCCTGAACGTTTCTTTCAGGTGGGAATTGCAGAGGCCAATATGATTGGAATGGCCGCAGGTTTAACTATTGGTGGAAAAATTCCGTTTGCAGGAACTTTTGCCAATTTTGCCACAGGAAGGGTGTATGACCAGATAAGACAAAGTGTTGCCTATTCCGATAAGAATGTCAAGATCTGCGCTTCCCACTCAGGGGTTACCCTTGGGGAAGATGGAGCTACTCACCAGATCCTTGAAGATATCGGGCTTATGAAGATGCTTCCGGGAATGACGGTGATCAACACCTGCGACTACAATCAAACAAAAGCAGCAACACTAGCCATAGCAGAGCACAAAGGCCCTGTGTATTTGCGCTTCGGAAGGCCAAAAGTGGCTAATTTCACACCTGCAGATGAAGAATTTCAAATAGGAAAAGCAGTCCATTTACTGGAAGGGAACGATGTCACCATTATTGCCACAGGCCACCTGGTTTGGGAAGCAATTCAGGCTGCGGAACAACTTGCAGAAAAGGGGATTAGTGCCGAAGTGATAAATATACACACCATTAAACCTCTTGATGAAGAAGCCGTACTTGCATCGGTGAAAAAAACCGGATGTGTGGTTACTGCTGAAGAACACAATTACCTGGGCGGACTTGGCGAAAGCATAGCCCGTACTTTGGTGAAAAACCATCCTGCGCCTCAGGAGTTTGTGGCTACAAATGACACTTTTGGAGAAAGTGGAACCCCTGAACAGCTTTTGGAGAAATATGGGTTAAATGCTGAAGCCATTGTAAAAGCTTCAGAAAAAGTCATCAGTAGAAAATAA
- the porY gene encoding sensor histidine kinase, producing MKLLNYTTTYFAVILIFLLGLWALIFYFEILDEIYDSMDDGLDNQKMLVIRQAREDPSILEKRAFEDGKYIITPTTPQHSRNFRDAYRDTLMFMENESEYEPVRLLESVFQQNGEFYKIKVVTSMVEEDDLRKELFFSLIWLYLGLILTILLLNNVLQKKAWKPFYRLLHQLEKFSIEKDNKIRFEKTKIEEFQLLNDRIDRLLKKSVESYKSQKEFIENASHELQTPLAISINKLELMAENANLPPAQMEELGTVLHSLERLTRLNRSLLLLSRIENRQFAETEKINWNALVKQIINEFEDFANHRQVTIHLSEETQIEHTGNKDLAGILISNLLKNAIFHTPSGTAVSIKISSEGIQFANPGTAPLEKAKIFSRFKGAEKEDSNGLGLAISKAIVEKMGLELDYSHANKNHIFSISF from the coding sequence ATGAAACTGCTCAACTACACCACCACATACTTTGCAGTGATCCTCATCTTTTTGCTGGGGCTGTGGGCCCTTATTTTTTATTTTGAAATCCTTGACGAGATCTACGACAGCATGGATGACGGGCTCGACAACCAGAAAATGCTGGTGATAAGACAGGCAAGAGAAGATCCTTCCATTCTTGAAAAAAGGGCTTTTGAAGATGGAAAATACATCATAACGCCCACCACACCTCAGCACAGCCGCAATTTTAGAGATGCTTACCGCGATACGCTCATGTTCATGGAAAATGAATCTGAATATGAGCCGGTGCGCCTGCTCGAAAGCGTTTTTCAACAGAATGGGGAATTCTATAAAATTAAGGTGGTCACCTCAATGGTTGAAGAAGACGACCTGCGAAAAGAGCTCTTCTTTTCTTTGATATGGCTCTATCTGGGTTTGATCCTTACCATACTTTTGCTGAATAATGTACTTCAGAAGAAGGCCTGGAAGCCATTTTACAGGCTCCTTCACCAGCTTGAAAAATTCAGCATAGAGAAGGACAATAAAATCAGGTTTGAAAAGACAAAAATTGAAGAATTCCAGCTGCTGAATGACAGGATAGACCGCTTGCTGAAAAAATCTGTAGAAAGCTATAAGAGTCAGAAAGAATTTATCGAAAATGCTTCCCATGAGCTGCAAACGCCCCTGGCCATAAGCATCAACAAGCTCGAATTAATGGCCGAAAATGCCAATTTACCTCCTGCGCAAATGGAAGAGCTAGGCACGGTGCTGCACAGCCTGGAACGGCTTACCCGGCTTAACAGGTCACTCCTGCTACTGTCGCGGATTGAAAACAGGCAGTTTGCTGAAACGGAAAAGATCAACTGGAACGCCCTGGTAAAGCAGATTATCAACGAATTTGAAGATTTTGCCAACCACCGGCAGGTGACAATACATCTTTCTGAAGAAACCCAGATTGAACACACCGGCAATAAAGACCTGGCCGGGATCCTTATTTCAAACCTCCTCAAAAATGCCATTTTTCACACCCCTTCCGGAACAGCCGTTAGCATAAAAATTTCTTCGGAAGGAATTCAGTTTGCAAATCCGGGAACGGCGCCATTAGAAAAGGCTAAAATCTTCAGCAGATTTAAAGGCGCCGAAAAAGAAGACTCCAACGGACTTGGCCTGGCGATTTCAAAAGCCATAGTTGAGAAAATGGGACTGGAATTAGATTACAGCCACGCCAATAAAAACCACATTTTCAGCATTTCTTTTTAA
- a CDS encoding transketolase, with protein MDIKQLENFAIQVRRDILRQVHKVDSGHPGGSLGCTEFFTALYQEVMQHNPEFNMDGIGEDLFFLSNGHISPVFYSVLARSGYFPVEELNTFRLINSRLQGHPTTHEGLPGVRVASGSLGQGMSVAIGAAQAKKLNKDSHLVFTLHGDGELQEGQNWEAIMYAAGNKVDNLISTIDLNGQQIDGSTDNVLPMGSLKAKFEAFGWDVLEIENGNDLKQVINGLNEAKARTGKGKPVCVLMHSEMGHGVDFMMHTHAWHGKAPNDEQLEKALAQNPETLGDY; from the coding sequence ATGGATATAAAACAACTTGAAAACTTTGCGATACAGGTACGTCGCGATATTTTACGGCAGGTACATAAAGTAGATTCCGGTCATCCCGGAGGTTCATTGGGGTGCACAGAATTTTTTACTGCACTTTATCAGGAAGTGATGCAACACAATCCTGAATTTAATATGGATGGAATTGGAGAAGACCTTTTCTTTTTGTCTAACGGGCATATTTCCCCGGTTTTCTATAGCGTACTTGCCAGAAGCGGCTATTTTCCGGTAGAAGAACTCAATACCTTCAGGCTTATCAATTCCAGGCTACAGGGGCATCCAACCACACATGAAGGTTTACCGGGGGTTAGGGTTGCGTCTGGATCTTTGGGGCAGGGAATGTCTGTAGCTATTGGTGCTGCGCAGGCAAAAAAGCTAAATAAAGATTCTCATTTAGTATTTACTCTTCATGGAGACGGTGAACTGCAGGAAGGGCAAAACTGGGAAGCCATTATGTATGCTGCCGGCAATAAAGTAGATAACCTGATCTCTACAATAGACCTTAACGGGCAACAAATAGACGGAAGTACAGATAATGTCCTTCCTATGGGAAGTTTAAAGGCAAAGTTTGAGGCTTTTGGATGGGATGTACTTGAGATCGAGAACGGGAATGACCTAAAGCAGGTGATCAACGGTCTAAATGAGGCTAAAGCCCGAACAGGAAAGGGTAAACCAGTGTGTGTCCTCATGCATTCTGAAATGGGTCACGGTGTAGACTTCATGATGCATACGCATGCATGGCACGGCAAAGCGCCAAATGATGAGCAACTGGAGAAAGCACTTGCTCAAAACCCGGAAACTTTAGGAGATTATTAA
- a CDS encoding TVP38/TMEM64 family protein, with the protein MEKQQSIETASVKQSKLPLYISAAIIISVVLAYFFIPGVQSWLSEAWNVLTSDDNARIKEWVGNFGWFGPVVLVLTMIAQMFLLVIPTIALMVVSVLAYGPVWGSVIILVSVFSASSVGYFIGRYFGPVIVEKLIGHKNEKKISDFIDDYGFWAVIVTRLNPFLSNDAISFVAGILKMGYWKFIGATMVGIAPLTLFIAIIGKSTDALKSGLLYGSIISLILFGLYVYWDRKKRKSGKKSHA; encoded by the coding sequence ATGGAAAAACAACAATCAATTGAAACTGCATCGGTAAAGCAGAGTAAACTTCCGCTTTATATATCGGCTGCTATTATCATATCTGTTGTCCTTGCCTACTTCTTTATTCCCGGCGTACAATCCTGGCTTTCTGAAGCATGGAACGTGCTTACCAGTGACGACAATGCCCGCATAAAAGAATGGGTGGGAAATTTTGGCTGGTTTGGGCCGGTAGTCCTGGTGCTTACCATGATCGCCCAAATGTTCCTGCTGGTTATTCCTACCATAGCCCTCATGGTGGTTTCGGTATTGGCCTACGGGCCGGTTTGGGGGAGCGTTATCATCCTGGTTTCGGTATTTTCAGCCTCATCTGTGGGTTATTTTATTGGGCGCTACTTTGGGCCTGTGATCGTGGAGAAGCTTATTGGCCACAAAAATGAAAAAAAGATAAGCGATTTTATAGATGATTACGGGTTTTGGGCCGTTATAGTGACTCGGCTTAACCCCTTTCTTTCTAATGATGCCATTAGTTTTGTGGCCGGCATCCTCAAGATGGGCTACTGGAAATTTATTGGCGCCACTATGGTAGGCATCGCGCCACTCACGCTTTTTATTGCTATTATTGGAAAAAGTACTGATGCTCTTAAATCAGGACTCTTATATGGTTCAATTATTAGTTTAATCCTCTTTGGCCTGTACGTGTACTGGGACAGGAAAAAAAGAAAATCAGGTAAAAAATCTCACGCATAG
- a CDS encoding SdiA-regulated domain-containing protein, with amino-acid sequence MKKIIFGILVLAIAGIGYFSFKEKPSENNTKEDYKILQKWDLPEVLNEISGIAWIDEYRVACVQDEDGIIFIYNLNTSEVEGKTSFGDGGDYEGIAVVKNNAYVLRSDGVLFEVDNFTGDKPQVQKHVTETNKFSKINLEGLCADSKNNRLLLAVKEGKDFEEQKGVYTFNLNNKDSDKAPLFMLRLSDPVFKSVKAELKEKFSPGEIGIHPKTGEYYILDGTRPKLLITDKDGVPKELFMFRSKDFGNPEGLTFSPNGDLYISNEAEDAPANILKISLNRKK; translated from the coding sequence ATGAAAAAGATCATTTTTGGAATACTGGTTCTGGCCATTGCGGGCATTGGTTATTTCTCCTTTAAGGAAAAACCTTCAGAAAACAACACTAAAGAAGATTACAAGATCCTTCAGAAGTGGGATTTGCCCGAGGTGCTTAATGAAATTTCGGGCATTGCATGGATTGATGAATATCGTGTTGCCTGTGTGCAGGATGAAGATGGCATTATCTTTATCTACAATTTAAATACTTCCGAAGTAGAGGGAAAAACCTCTTTTGGGGATGGCGGGGATTATGAAGGTATAGCTGTGGTCAAAAACAACGCTTACGTACTGCGAAGTGACGGGGTGCTTTTTGAAGTGGACAATTTCACCGGAGATAAGCCACAGGTGCAGAAGCATGTTACAGAAACAAACAAATTCAGCAAAATCAACCTGGAAGGTTTGTGTGCCGACTCAAAGAACAACCGACTCCTGCTGGCCGTAAAAGAAGGTAAAGATTTTGAGGAACAAAAAGGCGTTTACACCTTCAATTTAAACAACAAAGATTCTGATAAAGCCCCCCTTTTTATGCTTCGGCTTTCAGATCCCGTTTTTAAGTCTGTAAAAGCCGAGCTGAAAGAAAAATTTTCGCCCGGAGAGATCGGAATTCACCCCAAAACCGGCGAGTACTATATTCTTGACGGCACCAGGCCAAAGCTTCTAATCACCGATAAAGACGGGGTTCCAAAGGAGTTATTCATGTTCCGGTCTAAAGATTTTGGAAATCCCGAAGGCCTCACTTTTAGTCCGAACGGTGACCTCTACATCTCAAATGAAGCCGAAGATGCGCCTGCCAACATTTTAAAGATTTCACTAAACCGCAAAAAATAG